The following are from one region of the Eubacterium sp. MSJ-33 genome:
- a CDS encoding KilA-N domain-containing protein has protein sequence MEKLNVDGTEIQVLQIEEDDYISLTDMVRKIDNGPALIEKWLRNKNTIEFLGIWEEMYNEDFDIHAYEEIMQEAGLNRFIMSVKQWVTRTNSKGIIAKAGRYGGTYAYKDIAFEFASWVSPQFKLYLIKEFERLKKKEQALLGWSAKRELAKINYRIHTDAIKTNLIPAELTPQQTSVIYASEADVLNMALFGMTAKQWREEHPDKKGNIRDYASINELICLSNMENINAVLIEDGLSQKERLIKLNKIAIHQMSILEEQNPKVLK, from the coding sequence ATGGAAAAACTCAATGTCGATGGTACTGAAATACAGGTATTACAGATTGAAGAAGATGATTATATTTCTTTAACAGATATGGTGCGAAAAATTGATAACGGACCGGCATTGATTGAGAAGTGGCTTCGTAATAAAAATACAATAGAATTTCTTGGTATATGGGAAGAAATGTATAACGAAGATTTTGATATCCATGCATATGAAGAAATTATGCAGGAAGCTGGTCTGAATCGTTTCATTATGTCGGTTAAGCAATGGGTAACCAGAACCAATTCAAAAGGTATCATAGCTAAAGCTGGACGATATGGTGGAACATACGCATACAAGGATATTGCATTTGAGTTTGCAAGTTGGGTATCTCCTCAGTTTAAGCTGTATCTGATTAAGGAATTTGAACGGTTAAAAAAGAAAGAACAAGCTTTACTTGGCTGGAGTGCGAAAAGAGAGCTGGCAAAAATCAATTACCGAATACATACAGATGCCATAAAAACAAATCTGATTCCAGCTGAGCTTACACCACAGCAGACCTCTGTAATCTATGCATCCGAAGCAGATGTATTAAATATGGCATTGTTTGGTATGACTGCCAAGCAGTGGCGTGAAGAACATCCTGACAAAAAGGGGAATATCAGAGATTATGCTAGCATTAATGAATTGATTTGTCTTTCCAACATGGAAAATATCAATGCAGTTTTGATTGAAGACGGATTAAGTCAGAAAGAACGTCTGATAAAATTAAATAAGATTGCCATACATCAAATGTCCATTTTGGAAGAACAAAATCCAAAGGTATTGAAGTAA
- a CDS encoding transposon-encoded TnpW family protein, which translates to MEQTASKEQAMSSFTKRKGQTTYKVNVFFAENTTATFEDKLLHLMANDIANRKQGIPDAE; encoded by the coding sequence ATGGAGCAGACAGCAAGTAAAGAGCAGGCGATGTCCTCTTTTACCAAAAGAAAAGGACAGACCACCTATAAGGTAAATGTGTTTTTCGCAGAGAATACTACAGCTACCTTTGAGGATAAGCTTTTGCATCTGATGGCAAATGATATTGCCAACCGGAAGCAGGGTATACCGGATGCAGAGTAA
- a CDS encoding DUF3847 domain-containing protein — protein MGKSTKTYEERIQEKDLRIEKLAQELKRYEAQKKQLEKRKKEEERKIRTHRLIEIGAAVESVLGRCIELEEIPKLIAFLNKQEANGKFFSKAMQKGPDTDMKKEEVGESGVS, from the coding sequence ATGGGTAAATCAACCAAAACCTATGAAGAAAGAATCCAGGAGAAGGATTTAAGGATCGAGAAGCTGGCACAGGAACTGAAGCGTTATGAGGCACAAAAGAAGCAGCTGGAGAAACGAAAGAAGGAGGAAGAACGGAAAATCCGTACCCACCGTCTGATTGAAATTGGTGCGGCGGTGGAGTCAGTTCTTGGAAGATGTATTGAGCTGGAAGAAATCCCTAAGCTGATTGCATTTCTAAATAAGCAGGAAGCCAACGGGAAATTTTTCTCCAAAGCAATGCAAAAAGGTCCGGATACAGATATGAAAAAAGAGGAAGTTGGGGAGTCAGGAGTTTCCTGA
- the mobQ gene encoding MobQ family relaxase, translating to MSIYHCSIKIISRSDGKSAVASSAYRSGEKLMDDRTGLVHDFTKKRGVVFTEVALPAHAPPEYADRNVLWNAVEKAEKKSNAQLAREIEVALPKELSRECQIEIVRRYVQDNFVSVGMCADWALHDKGDGNPHAHIMLTMRGIKPDGTWAQKEKKIYALDEDGNRIPLIDPATGEQKLGKRNEKLWKRITVEPNDWNEHSKAEIWRKSWADICNEYLSLEQQIDHRSYKRQELDLEPTIHEGYRARKMEKAGFVSNRCEYNRIVKAINSLKTKWLQTVRELQQTIIEKGRFLYERIAGYLGGNHEDFFLTGRDAGHHGGTAEGVGFSSEYDSEAGRIAEEIERRECQAVGRESGISRTESAIANTESAIAEIMQRVKEKARERDERIRKLKERRRLVESVGDTYGGERNLPSSDKSVGESDTDAFIRQAKAEIADTIHAINSGRNSARESELERSYRQISRERFGTGGEREVEKGKSAGAGREREGSENLRRSREKGRER from the coding sequence ATGTCAATTTATCATTGCAGTATCAAAATCATTAGCAGGAGTGATGGAAAATCGGCAGTTGCTTCTTCTGCCTACCGCTCCGGCGAAAAGCTCATGGATGACCGCACAGGTCTTGTTCATGACTTTACGAAAAAGCGTGGAGTTGTATTTACAGAAGTTGCACTTCCGGCACATGCTCCGCCGGAATATGCTGACCGGAATGTATTATGGAATGCGGTGGAAAAGGCAGAAAAGAAATCCAACGCACAGCTTGCGAGAGAGATAGAAGTGGCACTTCCAAAGGAGCTTTCAAGGGAATGTCAGATTGAAATTGTAAGAAGGTATGTGCAGGATAATTTTGTTTCCGTTGGCATGTGTGCCGACTGGGCATTGCATGATAAGGGTGATGGCAACCCCCATGCTCACATTATGCTGACCATGCGTGGCATCAAACCCGATGGCACATGGGCACAGAAGGAAAAGAAGATTTATGCCCTTGATGAAGACGGAAACCGCATTCCACTCATTGACCCTGCTACCGGAGAGCAGAAGCTTGGTAAACGGAATGAAAAGCTTTGGAAACGCATTACTGTAGAACCAAATGACTGGAACGAACACAGTAAAGCAGAAATCTGGAGAAAATCATGGGCAGATATCTGTAACGAATATCTGTCTTTGGAACAGCAGATTGACCACAGAAGTTACAAACGGCAGGAGCTGGATTTAGAGCCTACCATCCACGAAGGGTATCGTGCCCGCAAGATGGAGAAGGCAGGCTTTGTTTCTAATCGGTGCGAATACAACCGGATTGTAAAAGCTATCAATTCACTTAAGACAAAATGGTTACAGACAGTCCGTGAATTACAACAGACCATTATAGAGAAAGGACGTTTTTTATATGAACGAATTGCAGGATACCTTGGAGGAAATCATGAAGATTTTTTCCTCACAGGAAGAGATGCTGGACATCATGGAGGAACAGCAGAAGGAGTTGGATTTTCTTCGGAATACGATTCAGAAGCAGGACGAATTGCTGAAGAAATTGAACGAAGAGAATGCCAAGCTGTCGGCAGAGAATCAGGAATTAGCCGGACAGAATCTGCGATTGCAAACACAGAATCAGCAATTGCAGAAATTATGCAAAGAGTAAAAGAGAAAGCGAGGGAACGAGATGAACGAATCAGAAAACTTAAAGAACGAAGACGACTTGTTGAGTCTGTCGGAGACACTTATGGAGGAGAACGAAACTTACCGTCATCGGATAAATCAGTTGGAGAATCAGATACAGACGCATTTATCCGACAGGCAAAAGCTGAAATCGCAGATACAATCCATGCAATCAACTCTGGACGCAATAGCGCAAGAGAATCAGAACTTGAACGCTCATATCGCCAGATTAGCAGAGAGCGATTTGGTACTGGTGGAGAACGAGAAGTTGAAAAAGGAAAATCAGCAGGTGCTGGCAGAGAAAGAGAAGGCTCAGAGAATCTTCGCAGAAGCCGAGAAAAAGGCAGAGAACGCTAA